CAGTTGACGatatccagggtggtgatgtgAAGACAAACAAACACCTTTTTGAGACAGATCAACTGTCCCAGAAGTATGTTAGAACTGTTAGCGTGAGTGAGATCCAAAAAGGGGAGGTCAGGACTGCCTCGTGGATGTTTGAAACACACAGCATCGATAAGATCCGTGGCGAGGGCTCAGAATATGATGAAATGGAGACCGTGACAAAAGAAGAAGTGATGAAAGGAGATGTCAAACAGTCTGTGTGGCTCTTTGAAAAACAGCCGCTTGACAGCATTAAAGAGTCTGACGGAACAGAGACTGTTGTCACCCGGGAGGAGATCCCACAAGCAGAtgtaaagacaacaacatggcTTTTTGAAACCACTCCTTTAACCAAATTTAATGAGAACAGTGTAGAAAGAACTGAAATAATGGGGAAGAGCATCAAAGAGACCCTTGAAGAGCTGTATTGTCAGAAAATGGTTGACTCACAAGGGATTCTCATTGAGACGGATGAGATCGGAGATGTCAGAATGGCAAAATACAAACTCATGAACCAAGATGCTCCGGAAATCCAGAGGGAGGAGGTGATCAGAGGGGATCTGAACAACATCATGATGAACCTCCTAAACAGACGAGAAATGACAGAGAAGGGGATAGTCATAGACCAGGACGAGAGAGGCAACATCAACACAACAGTAAAACAGCTATTCAACCAAGAAAAGGGATTCGATGTTGAGAAGGAGGAAATCCTCAGAGGCGACATTCAAGAGGCCATCAACAACCTACTGAAGGAGGAGGGCTCCTCAAAACGTGGAATTCTGATTCAAGAAGATGAAAAGGGAGATGTGCGAATGACTATATACTCCCTCCTCAATAAGGAAGACGGTGGTGGCATTGAGAAGGAGGATATCATCAAAGGCAATGTCAGTAGGACCCTTCACAGTCTCTTGTCCAACCCAGGGTCAGAGGAATCTAAAAGGATAAGGGTGGAAGACACGGAGAGGGGTAACGTTAGCTTTTACTCCACCTGTATTGAATCTGGGGCACTGGATTACCTCAAACAACTCCAGTTTGAACCTAATGAGGAACAAGAACAGGCGCAGAAGGAACGTATCATTGGCGGCGACGTTATGGAAACCAAAATGACACTAAGGAAGAATCAACAGCAGATTGAACGCACAGTAGCTGAGGACGATATTGTCCCTGGTGATGTCAACAACACTGTGAAGGTGTTCATGATGGAACCTGCTCTCTTGATGGACAACCTGCAGAAAGAGGAAATTGTCAAGGGAGATCTGAGGGCGGCCCTGGACTCACTGACCAAAACTATTAGCAAGAGAGTCGTGATAGAGAAAGAGGAAGTGGTGAAAGGGGACCTGCACACCACTCTGAGGTCTTTGGAGGAGGCTCAAAACCAAGCCAAGGAAATGGAAAAGCCAGAAATTGTCCGAGGTGATATCCGAGGAGCCCTCCAATCATTAGAGAAGTCTGCGACCACCAAGACTGAGGTAACTGTTGAGGATTTAGTGCCCGGCGATATCAAAGGCACCTTGAAATCACTAGAAGAGGCTAAGCAGGCAGTGAAAGAGATGGAAAAGGAGGAGATTGTAAAGGGAGACATTCATATTGCGCTGAAGGGTTTGCATGAGGCCTCGAGTGAGAAAAAGCTTTACCAGCACCAAGTGAGTGAACAGGGGGACGTGAGAGGCACAATACAGCTGTTACTAGAACCATCCACATCCCCACGAATGCAACGCAGGGGAAGCACTGAGGGAGATGTGAAGACCTCCATAAAATGCCTCTACGAAGGGCAGGGGCAGGACCAGGATGAGGAGCAATCgcagatggagaaggaggaggtgataAAGGGAGATGTTAAAGGAGCGATAAAGAATCTGATGCAGAGAAAAGAATATTCCAATCGGAAAGTACGAAAGTATCCTCCCAGGAAAGCTCCCAGAGCTCATGTGAAAAATCCATTACCCACACAGCAAGTGATGGACCATGAATACTCAGATGTGGCTAAGAATGAGAACGTCACAGTCAATCTAGCCCCTGCTGTGAAAAACCTGTCTCAGAGTCAGAGCAGTAAATCACAGGACACCACACAAAAGCACACTGGGACGTACACCGAGAACAAATCAGTGAAGAGCAGCAGGACCCTCACCCAAGAGGAACACTCTATGACAACAAAGGTACAAACAGTCAATATTTTGGAGGCATCACAGCAGGAACATGTAAAAGAACAGACTGAAGTTAAAGAACAGACACGTGTTGAACAGTGTGTGAAACTGAAAATGCAACCCCCTCCTAAGAACATGATCATAAAGAAGAAAAACCAGACCAATCAGACGACTGATAATACATCAATGAATCAGATGACAGAGATTAAAGCAGCCAATCAGATGACTGTGAATCAATCATCCAATCAGATGACTGTGAAAAAAGCAGCCAATCAGATGACTGAGAATAAAGCAGCCAATCAGAAGATTGTGAATAAATCAGCCaatcacatgactgagaataaaGCAGTCAATCAGATGATTGTGAATAAATCAGCCAATCACATGACTGAAAATAAAGCATCCAATCAGATGAGTGTGAATAAATCAGCCAATCATATGACTGAAAATAAAGCATCCAATCAGATGAGTGTGAATAAATCAGCCGATCATATGACTGAGAATAGAGCAGCCAATCAGATGATTGTGAATACATCAGCCAATCATATGACTGAGAATAAAGCAGTCTCAGACAtaagtgtgatgaaagaaacacagagagaaacacaagtCTCAGACATGAACGTGACCACACAGGTCAAAACAGTCAATATGTCTGAGTCCTCACAGCAGACACATGTTAAAAAACAGGCTGTGAAACAGAGAATACCACCACCCCCTAAACCCATCTTCATAAACAAGAAAAGCATGACCAATCAGATGACTGACAATACATCAGCGAATCAGATGAAGGAGATTAAAGCAGCCAATCAGATAACTGAGAATGAAGCAGCCTCAGACataaatgtgatgaaagaaagacaAAGCACATCTCAAACTAATATTGTTTCAAAGCAAACACAGGAAACAAAAACAATGAAACAGTTGCAAACAACAGTGACAGAGCATAAGACTGTCACACAAAAACACAACGTCAAAAATCTGAATACAAATTTCCGGAACCTGGACATGAAAGGAAAAGGTATGCTAAAGAAAGGGGCGCCTGAGATTCATTTCCCACCTCCTCCCACGTCCCCGCCTCCACCCTCTGAGTCTGAGATGTCTCTTCCTCCCCCGCCCTCACCAGTGGCAGGCTGCCCAATGTCCCTGTCAAGCCGTAGCCCAATGTTTCCCACATCCCGTCCCCTGATTATGAGACAGGACAGTGACCTTccgcctccacctcctccacccccagTAGAATGCGGGGAGCCCGACCTTTTCTcttctcccccacccccaccatccGTGGCAGGGCAAGACTTTCTTCCTCCACCGCCCTCACAGCAAGAGCTGAACTCAATGCCACACCAAGTGTCTACACCACCACCTGGAAAGCCATTTAAAGCTAGGCCTTTATTCAAAATCCCAAAACCTGAGCCACCCAAGCAACCAATACTGGTCAAACCAAAATGGCAGAAAAagccagcagcaccaccaccaactcctccacctcctcaaccaATGACGGTTCAAACAGAACATAAAGAGGAAGGAGTAGTCCAGGAAGTCAAAAGTGAAATCAGTTGTCAACAGGAAGAAAATACAAATACTACCAACACACAGGTTCAATCTGATTCGACAGTGTCCATGACTAAAATCCCTTCACCAATCCCAGTGGCAAAACCACCACAGGAAGTGTTGCCACGACCACCTAAAAAGGTATTCATCCCTCCAATCAAAATACCCCCACCTGCAGAACTTGCACCAGTGGCAAAACCTAAACCATATGCCCGTAAATTCAAAACCCCACTGATGCTGGCAGAGGAAAGGTATCGTGTGCAAAGAGAGGAGGCTGAGAGAAACAAGTCACAAGACACAACTCCCGCCACTTCACGAGTCAcatctcccacctctcctccaacTAACATGATGCAGATGATGGGCTCAACCAATGTTGCAAATGAACAACACTCACTTGCACTCAAAACAGACCAGTCAAAAGTGACCTCAGAGGTAACACATGAACAGGCTGAGGAAACTCAGTCTAAAAGCAAAGTACGCACAGCATCACAAGAGCCGCCCATGAAGAAAGCTCTATCACATATCCCCCTGAGCAAACCGTTGATCTCCATGGTAAATAAGAAATCAACCTCTGAATCTGGAAATATTTCCGCAGATAAGAAACACATCACTGATCAGTCCTCGATGGCCTCTTCTGGGAAAGAACTCGCCTCATCTGTTGCCACCAGAAAACATCAGTCTGTTTCCTTGGGCAAGCATCAGTCTATTTCAGTCCCTGCTGCTCACCCTCACCATGAGTCCAACATTAAAGTCCAATCTGGCTCTAATGTGATTTCGTCCTCAGTAGCTGAGAAGCAGAGTGGTATGAATGCTAGCTCACGGTCTATCATCTCCACTCAGAGTATTGTCCAGGAAAATGCACATCTTCAAACCCAATACGCCGTCACATCCGAAGCAGAGGATGCAAAGAATACTAACGCCTTACTCACACAGGAAGTAAAAAAGATTCCATCTCAGCCCACCAAAATCAAAATTCCAAAAGTGACACCAAATTTCAAGGTGAGAACAGTGAAGTTGCCaacagagaagaaggaggagaaaagCGAGGTGGTGGAAAAAGATCAACGAGCAGTGAAAAATGAATTACATGTACATCAAACGGGTATGGAGACTATTTCTAAGAGTGAGACCAGAGTAGTTCAGGAGAGCACCCAGATGGCCACCAGTAGCTCAGCAAAAAATGACGTAAAGGTGGAGATGAATGTGACACAGGAGAAAGCTGAGGAGGTTGAGAAAACTGCAGTTGCCAAGGAAACAAAGCTGGAAAGTCAAATGAAGACAAAGGCAAAGCAGAAAGCCATTAAAGTCCCTTTGCCCAAAGAGCCAAAACTAGTTCCCATGCCAGTAGCTCAAGCTCCAGGGCACTGCCACATATCTGTCTCCcatagtcaacaaagcatgcaggaACAGCACATTCAGAAGCACGAGCAAGTGATTGTTAATGCGAGAGTAGTTCAACAGAGCTTCCAGAAGCAGGAACAGCAGGTTCGCACACAGAAGCAGCAGGTCAAGTCTTTCCAACAACAAGGAGAAGTAAGCAAAATGCAGCAGCATCAGGAGAGGTCGAAGGCAGAGTCAACGGATGTCTCCGTGAACATTGCAGGGAAGGCAGCAGCACAGACAGAAGCAGCTCAATCAATGGCGGAAAGCTCAGCTCAATCAGTGGAGGAGAGCACAGATTCGGAGAAATGTGTAATGGTACAGAAGCTGCTATTTAACATTAAGCAGCTTCATCCAGGGAAAATGGATTCAAACTCAGTGAGGACAATACTTAGTGGGGTCCCTGACTGGTTGATGAGGGCGGAGGAAACGCGTGATTTAACACAGGTTGCTGTTCAGCAGAATAAGAAGAAACTCACAGAGATCATTTTCCGTGTGAGAAACCTAGCACAAGCAAAACTTGTATTCTTAGAAGGACACATGGCAGCCACGGCAAAACAGGAAAGTGAACCGGCACCTGCATCATCACCTGCACAACCACCTGCACCACAACCTGCACCACCACCTGCATCATCACCTGCACCACCACCTGCACCACAACCTGCACCACCACCTGCATCATCACCTGCACCACCACCTGCACCAGCACTGGAAAAGAAAAGATTTGGAGGAGCAACAGACAAAATATCTAAAATAAGCATTGGCTCGTCAAGAGTCAAAACCCATAAGAAAGTGGTTGAGGAGAGGAAGATCTCTCATGAGAGCATAAAGCCAGAGCTGACTGAAGTAAAAGTCCTGATCCCAGAGTTCCCTCTCCCATGCTTGCAACGCGAACACCTTCACCTACCTTCATAAGCATTGAATCAGTGAGGAGAACAAACTCACCCCTCACAGTGACACCCTCACCTCCTCTGTCATACAGGTCTGGTgccaccccaaccccaccacctccccctccccgcACCCCTACCTCTCGGTTCTGTAGGGCCACACCCTCTCCCACCTTCAGCCGCTCAGAAAAGCTAGCCAAGTTGAAGGACACCACTGTGAAGCTCTCTAGGGGCATGACACCTCCCCCACCCATGCCTGAGTTTCTGACCACAGAGCAAGCCTCTGACAGAGAGGATTCCCCAGCGCTGATTGAACCTGAGATCCACATGCAGACACAGGAGATGGAGACTGGGACGACGACTCCGGATGTGGCTGATATGGTTGACTCCATGATGACTGTCAGAGACAAGAAGTTCTTCTTTGAGGAAGCTCAGAAGGCAGAGGTGAGCAGGACATACATGCGGAAGGACCCCATTGAAATCCCGGAGCGCCTGGGTCCAGAGGATCTAGAGGAAGTTCCTGAGGGTGTGAATATAGACATAATGAAAGAGGATCTCCCTAGGCTTGACCTGTCAAAGCTGGTCAATCAATTTGAATCCCCACAACCAAAGCTGTACGTCAGAAAAGATCCCATCATCATCACGGATAGACTGGGAAGTGACACTGAAGATTCAGAGGCAGACCCCAAAACGCCAAAAACCGGTGAAATACCTGCCTTCAACATCAAGGCCATCAAGAATGCCTTTGACTTGGGTGATCGTAATGCTCTCAaagaagtgagagagaaacaagaggagagagagaggagagaatcagAATCTGCCGAACCGACGGGGCACTCCAAAACAAAGTCCGTCACTGAGGAGTTCTCTGGCATGGATGAATTTGGCACCGTAACAAGAGGGGTGAGGAGCGAGACCAGCATGCACTCTGAGAGCCACATGAcccgccccctccctccctcctatgcCGACGTGGTGAAAGGGACGGTTGAAGAGATGGCAGTTCCTGTGGAGGCCGCCACCGAGGACCTACTGAAGAGCTTCCACCAGTCCTGGGCCGAAAGCGAGAGTGTGTTCCAGAATCTGGGATTCAGTgtctcagaacagaggacatCACAGATCGTAACACACCAGCAGGAGACTGTCGTGACGGGTAAACCAACGCGTGGAGCATGAGGGGAGACTaatagagagtgatggtgtgttTAACATATTTTTTGTATGAAAGTAAAAAACTATTAACAGTACCTTCAAATTCAGCATTAAAgttttgcatctgcactgttttTAATGATGCATTTCCCCTTTGTTGCTCTTCTTCTTTATTCTTATCTGACAGACACTAACACTTCTAAAGCATAATGAATCTAATGGGTACTGGCAGTCTGTTTAGAATGCATTAAAACACAGCAAGAGAGCGCCTCATGATGTGCTTGTCTACAGGGGGGTGGTTTTGTTGATGCCTAAGATATAGAGCTAGCTGCTTTTGCAAAAAGCAGTGATGGGAAGTTATGGATTCATGTGTTCATGCTTGTGTGAGGATGCGGTTGTATATTtctaattataaactgggtgggtcGAGCCataaatgctgattggctgatggCCGTGGTAtttcagaccgtataccacaggtatgacaaaatatgtatttttactgttctaattacgttggtaaccagtttataatagcaataaggcacctcgggggctGCGTAGCGCCTAAAaacagcccttagtcgtggtatattggtcatataccacacctcctcggacCGTATGCTTAAGTATAGAATAAACATGTATATTCCATAAAAAAAGTAACAAGTTATATGATCATTCTGATTAggatttaaagctgcaatatgtaactttttgggggaCCTGACCAaagtcacatagaaatgtgagttatagatctttcattctcattgaaagcaagtctaagaagcggtagatctgttctatctGTGTTATTACAATGCTTCCATTTCTTAAGTTTCGTTTTTGAGTCTCTCACTTATGGTTTTGTACACCATCTTCacacagctgaaaatacaatatttttggttatgtaaaatatatttcacagtggtttagatgatACAATGATTCACTACACTAAATTCACTTGTTTTGTCACTAAAAATCTAATTAGGCGAACTattcgaattttagcaaccaggaaatggcggcgCGATTTCTACATAGTGTACCTTTAACTCTAAATTGAAATGATCTAAACATGAACTACAATTTATAATGGACTCATGTAGTATAATATAAAGTCTTCAGAGCACTACATACAGTGGGGTcctaaattattgacacccttaatAATTATGAGCAATAATAACTGATGACTAATAAACAATTAAAATACTGAGCTAATGTATATTGTATGTGACATTTTatggggaaattatattattttatactaatacaattgctcagagaaagagattttatTGAATAAGTCACATACATAAAAAAAAATCGTAtaaataaagtagtcaaaagttgaaTATTTGTTCCCATATTCCGAACacgtgactctacaaacttgttggatgcatttgcctAATTACatagttttggttgtgtttcagattattttgtggccAATAGTAATGAATGGTAAatcatgtattgtgtcattttggattcACTTTTAATGCAAATAAGAATATAatgtgtttctaaacacttctacattaatatgaatgctaccatggttacggacaatcctgaatgaatcatgaataatgatgagtgagaaagttacagaggttCAAAGATcgtacccccaagacatgctatccTCTCACCATAACCAATAATGGGGAggatagcatgtcttgggggtatgatctttgaccttctgtaactttctcactcatcattattcacaattcattcaagATCATCTGTAATCCGTAGTCAtggcgtgctaggaatatgggaccaaatactaaatgtttgactactttatttatttatttaagaaTCTTTAGGTGTTTTTTTAGAGAAAAAAGTATTACATGTTAAAACAAAatatctttctctgagcaattgtattagtttaAAATgctataattaaaaaaaaatgttttagcaTACAATAGAGCTCAGCATTTGAATTctgtattttatacagtcataataataataatatatgccatttaacagacgcttttatccaaagcaacttacagtcatgattgctgatctttatcaagggtgtcagaACCGACTGTAGATGTTTCACGAGTCACCTATAAAGCCCTATATAGATGGTTAACATAACCGCTCCATATGTAGGGTGCACTGCTAAACGCATAACACACTATGCTAATTCCCCCCAAAATCTGTGTTTATAAAGGGTGACATGACGAATGCTTATTGGTAGGGACcggacgataccagtatcgcgaTACACATTAGTATAATGGCAAGGAAACATAATTGAAAGCGGATTCAATttcttcaggaaaacatcctttatgttggaaacaaacatcattatgtcgTCAACCAGTCACATGTGTTTATGgtccaagctatagcacacaatattttaaaTACAGCAGATTTTTTTAAGGACCAGCGTGCTTGGTCTGcttcgtgttttcatttttgccatgtaaaaaaatattGCGATATTGGTATCGTCACAGCCCTACTATTTAGGAGGCAATTCTGATGGTGACATCACTTGTCTTCAGGAAAGCCCTCAACGAGGGCCTTAAAAGGGGATAGAAAGCAAACAACCGGTATTATAACACCTACCACCAAGTTACATCTTTCTCAGTGCCAAAACGTACAGACAGACATGTGGACCCAGTCACCACTTATAGTCATACACGCAAATGTTTGATTGGCATAGGTAGGCCACATGGTGTATGCTACAGATGTACTTTAACATTGCCTTGTTGTACATACCTTGCATGAAGAGGCCTCCATCTACGCCACAAAAAGCATTGCCAATCTGATGTCACACACCCTATCACACCTAAAGTAACCAATCAGTCCCGATACTACCTTTATAATAGGGTAGATTCATTTAGATCACATTCATGACTACTTTGGGTAGTGCTTTGTCATACTCCCTTTAAAGTGACACACCTACTGACATTCATAACACACCTAAAAAGATCTTGCTGCATCGTGCTTGGTTAATTCCTATTGGAACCAATGCATCTGAACTACATTAGGTTAGCTATAGGAATCTTGGCTTTAGACATTCGTAAAACACAGATGCATGCTGAATAAGTGTGTTACAGGCCTCTGACATGTGGTCTCATACACTTACAGCTATTAACAGCCAAGTTAATTCTCCTGTTATTGACCTCTTCTTTTATCTGTTATAAACAGATCAAAGAAGACGCAGGAGAAGAGGTTTTGGAAAAGAAGGTCATCTGTTTTTTGAAAATGAATAGGAAACCCTTATACCCTTGAAATTAGCAAGGCTAAACGGCCTGAACAATACCTTGTTAGATAACTAGCTTAGCTATTATTTCAAAATACCCTACCCGCTAACTAGCCAAATAGAAATTCCACAAGGCTTGTTTTCTTCCAAATTATAACTAGATAAAAAGTCCCGTTAATGTGTCTGGGTGAACAATTATGTTACAGGAGTGCTATTTTAACGTACAATCAGCATCGGAACCCGCAATCATCATCATTAACATACAATCATCATCATTAACATCAGCACAAACGCCATCTTTATGAGGCCTACTTAGCTTAGCTTGGTAACatctgtgtgtcggtgtgtgttatGTCTGTCTTGGTTAAGTCACATTTGGCAATGCAGCCTACTATACATAGGGAgatgctcccgagtggcgcagcagtctaaggcactgcatctcagtgctcgaggCGTCCCTACAGACCCTGGTACGATCCCGGACTGTATCACAACCATCCGTGATCGCGAGTCCCATAggatggcgcacaattggcacagcgttgtctg
The window above is part of the Oncorhynchus gorbuscha isolate QuinsamMale2020 ecotype Even-year linkage group LG21, OgorEven_v1.0, whole genome shotgun sequence genome. Proteins encoded here:
- the LOC124008140 gene encoding xin actin-binding repeat-containing protein 2-like, whose translation is MEIQSGNGEELEVVSGESLVTPGSVSSSPYLPVPQADGTDHQVLREDLQAAKTIERFDIPLSNLKRMFEKPPGAANTEVRAVQSSPSRRAPASSYQLDQKRDPSPGEKMASAHDPSLSAGGTRSGRPEEREGVTSQRKGDGGTPTSEEPESVSLKERMAMYQAAVSKKEASSSSATVMEESEACSLPGGLASVKKQFESQEYASSSQSQTSVTQTHVEKRSVQVSSSQEVTVRSSVREVCPTTQQVAYFHGQEVTHDQRGQQSNVASSYENHYDETVRVIGGEDLPKVSTQALKQQYEKTIEQATPGKQIKIDLDYNQFQWAPVNQSSSAAASYESSSTVKQSSRASAAKSYETSSTMRTGAVSSSTAASASSTMRTGAVSSSTAASASSTMRTGAVSSSTVGSASSTMRTGAVSSSTDASTSSTMRTGAVSSSTAASASSMDYETMEHFPPPPAELMPQEAPECCDSVPPQEQPGQERYIFNKEQYSKQRNLNELKRLYKHMHPEVRRTMEKDYFTDVTEIEQSQLDSEDEMTGEVQQACYVFENSGGDECMSPEGDYLEWDEILKGEVQSMRWMFENKPLDTIKDDSPDEDDEVKNIAEQEIIAGSDVKYTAWMFETQPMDALRADTPDSTVQTGKLTELARGDVRTATYLFETQPLDCLNKIYQEDEQALEVVFTKDITGGDVKTARYLFETQHLDSLSHTETIEESHFLNLKSELEEIKGEVKTTTRMFETQPMCVIRGNSGNILEITAIRREEMEKGDVKTSRWLFETQPLDMINKDPAKVKLICGVSMEDNSQGDVNRGRWLFETKTLDSIKDEEWQSIRQKEEIIGADVRKHCLVFETQQMDTLKDSANARHLLSEAIVGGDVRSAKHLFETVPMENLKDLAEVGKLQKMVASEEEKGDVRHQKWVFESQPLENIRDEKKEMTRSINLEEIDKGDVTNHKERFETLDLSRCEGAQRIQVEGVTSGSVKSNKVLFESTPMYAMQDSEGHYHEVKTVRREEIVKGDVRSCRWMFETRPIDRFDESSNKFQIIKGISKEEIESGDVKTAKWLFETQPLDGIKHFSNTEEDETKTKESVEIEKGDVKTCRWLFETQPMDNLYEKADKVRNETEVEEVNKGDVKTCTWLFETQNLDNICDHSESESETVLKTCTVKQEDVQGKDVHHARFLFETENLENLTGEESGAFRRVTKIDVQSGDVSRMKFLFQNRSSDIMTSTSSETMHKLKTLTAEEIQKGNVVNNTWLFENQPIDTIREDTEEAKDTRTVTDVQGGNVGQGRFVFETYSLDKIQEESTETEISKLQSIIRDDIEKGDVKSYTMMFENQPLYAICDKEGHYHEVTTMTKEEIMRGDVVGARWLFETKPLDSIRDTDDVYVIKSVTEEDVQKGDVSTARWRFETQPLDEIAEDMKVLTKTVDDIQGGDVKTNKHLFETDQLSQKYVRTVSVSEIQKGEVRTASWMFETHSIDKIRGEGSEYDEMETVTKEEVMKGDVKQSVWLFEKQPLDSIKESDGTETVVTREEIPQADVKTTTWLFETTPLTKFNENSVERTEIMGKSIKETLEELYCQKMVDSQGILIETDEIGDVRMAKYKLMNQDAPEIQREEVIRGDLNNIMMNLLNRREMTEKGIVIDQDERGNINTTVKQLFNQEKGFDVEKEEILRGDIQEAINNLLKEEGSSKRGILIQEDEKGDVRMTIYSLLNKEDGGGIEKEDIIKGNVSRTLHSLLSNPGSEESKRIRVEDTERGNVSFYSTCIESGALDYLKQLQFEPNEEQEQAQKERIIGGDVMETKMTLRKNQQQIERTVAEDDIVPGDVNNTVKVFMMEPALLMDNLQKEEIVKGDLRAALDSLTKTISKRVVIEKEEVVKGDLHTTLRSLEEAQNQAKEMEKPEIVRGDIRGALQSLEKSATTKTEVTVEDLVPGDIKGTLKSLEEAKQAVKEMEKEEIVKGDIHIALKGLHEASSEKKLYQHQVSEQGDVRGTIQLLLEPSTSPRMQRRGSTEGDVKTSIKCLYEGQGQDQDEEQSQMEKEEVIKGDVKGAIKNLMQRKEYSNRKVRKYPPRKAPRAHVKNPLPTQQVMDHEYSDVAKNENVTVNLAPAVKNLSQSQSSKSQDTTQKHTGTYTENKSVKSSRTLTQEEHSMTTKVQTVNILEASQQEHVKEQTEVKEQTRVEQCVKLKMQPPPKNMIIKKKNQTNQTTDNTSMNQMTEIKAANQMTVNQSSNQMTVKKAANQMTENKAANQKIVNKSANHMTENKAVNQMIVNKSANHMTENKASNQMSVNKSANHMTENKASNQMSVNKSADHMTENRAANQMIVNTSANHMTENKAVSDISVMKETQRETQVSDMNVTTQVKTVNMSESSQQTHVKKQAVKQRIPPPPKPIFINKKSMTNQMTDNTSANQMKEIKAANQITENEAASDINVMKERQSTSQTNIVSKQTQETKTMKQLQTTVTEHKTVTQKHNVKNLNTNFRNLDMKGKGMLKKGAPEIHFPPPPTSPPPPSESEMSLPPPPSPVAGCPMSLSSRSPMFPTSRPLIMRQDSDLPPPPPPPPVECGEPDLFSSPPPPPSVAGQDFLPPPPSQQELNSMPHQVSTPPPGKPFKARPLFKIPKPEPPKQPILVKPKWQKKPAAPPPTPPPPQPMTVQTEHKEEGVVQEVKSEISCQQEENTNTTNTQVQSDSTVSMTKIPSPIPVAKPPQEVLPRPPKKVFIPPIKIPPPAELAPVAKPKPYARKFKTPLMLAEERYRVQREEAERNKSQDTTPATSRVTSPTSPPTNMMQMMGSTNVANEQHSLALKTDQSKVTSEVTHEQAEETQSKSKVRTASQEPPMKKALSHIPLSKPLISMVNKKSTSESGNISADKKHITDQSSMASSGKELASSVATRKHQSVSLGKHQSISVPAAHPHHESNIKVQSGSNVISSSVAEKQSGMNASSRSIISTQSIVQENAHLQTQYAVTSEAEDAKNTNALLTQEVKKIPSQPTKIKIPKVTPNFKVRTVKLPTEKKEEKSEVVEKDQRAVKNELHVHQTGMETISKSETRVVQESTQMATSSSAKNDVKVEMNVTQEKAEEVEKTAVAKETKLESQMKTKAKQKAIKVPLPKEPKLVPMPVAQAPGHCHISVSHSQQSMQEQHIQKHEQVIVNARVVQQSFQKQEQQVRTQKQQVKSFQQQGEVSKMQQHQERSKAESTDVSVNIAGKAAAQTEAAQSMAESSAQSVEESTDSEKCVMVQKLLFNIKQLHPGKMDSNSVRTILSGVPDWLMRAEETRDLTQVAVQQNKKKLTEIIFRVRNLAQAKLVFLEGHMAATAKQESEPAPASSPAQPPAPQPAPPPASSPAPPPAPQPAPPPASSPAPPPAPALEKKRFGGATDKISKISIGSSRVKTHKKVVEERKISHESIKPELTEVKVLIPEFPLPCLQREHLHLPS